One window from the genome of Methanococcoides sp. AM1 encodes:
- a CDS encoding ACT domain-containing protein, which produces MEEKMIKQISLFAENKPGRLANIAEKFKESGINIRAFTIAEAGDFGIIRMVVDNPDSAHKVLHDAGFTVSETNVLGVEMEDVPGQLAMIADVLSEKNINIDYAYAFVTKTEKAFLIVRVNDIRGAVKALDGANIRLLDMSDVHDI; this is translated from the coding sequence ATGGAAGAGAAAATGATCAAACAGATCTCATTATTTGCAGAGAACAAGCCGGGAAGGCTTGCAAACATCGCTGAGAAGTTTAAGGAATCCGGCATTAACATTCGCGCTTTTACTATTGCTGAAGCCGGAGACTTTGGTATAATCAGGATGGTTGTGGATAATCCCGATTCAGCTCATAAAGTGCTCCATGATGCAGGATTTACTGTATCCGAGACAAATGTTCTTGGTGTGGAGATGGAGGATGTGCCCGGCCAGCTTGCCATGATCGCAGATGTTCTCAGTGAAAAAAACATCAACATCGATTATGCTTATGCCTTTGTAACAAAGACCGAGAAAGCATTCCTTATTGTGCGCGTAAATGATATCAGAGGTGCTGTCAAGGCTCTTGATGGCGCAAACATCCGTCTGCTCGATATGAGCGACGTGCATGACATTTAA
- a CDS encoding nucleoside deaminase, which yields MSDNFMEIAVEEARKGMQNNEGGPFGAVIVKDGKVLSKAHNKVLGTNDPSAHAEIVAIREASSILETFDLSGCELYATTMPCPMCLSAICWARIRKLYYGTSTDEVASIGFDDGMIYDILKKGASPSVLEKTNIECESCRKLLVEWEKKPDKMMY from the coding sequence ATGTCTGATAACTTCATGGAAATTGCCGTGGAGGAAGCACGCAAAGGCATGCAAAATAATGAAGGTGGTCCTTTCGGAGCTGTTATTGTAAAGGATGGAAAGGTCCTTTCAAAGGCACATAACAAAGTGCTTGGCACCAACGACCCCTCTGCACACGCTGAAATAGTTGCGATACGCGAAGCTTCTTCAATTCTTGAGACCTTCGACCTTTCAGGTTGTGAACTATATGCTACTACCATGCCCTGTCCAATGTGCCTTTCTGCCATATGCTGGGCGCGTATAAGGAAATTATATTACGGGACCAGTACCGATGAAGTTGCTTCCATAGGGTTTGACGATGGCATGATCTATGATATACTGAAAAAAGGTGCTTCGCCATCCGTATTGGAAAAGACCAATATCGAATGTGAAAGCTGCCGCAAATTGCTGGTTGAATGGGAGAAAAAACCTGATAAGATGATGTATTGA
- a CDS encoding nitrilase-related carbon-nitrogen hydrolase, which yields MKPIKAAAIQMDISHCKKQDNINKALMLSENAISNGAELIVLPEVFSTGFCYEDLDNAGESEPCPTIEQLRDFSRQNSCVVIGSIIQKNGKEEEEEQEMEREEELEGKGKVERRKNNFTNMGFCIENGELAGTYTKTHPFGKEKGYFTSGDQIEPIRLKSYDLSIGLEICYEMRFPEIARKLAIAGSDILITIAEFPNPREYQWRSLATARSIENQIYHIACNRTGKDPSSTFFGATMILDPLGNVLADAKDKECFIIHDIDPKMMKDTRKAITVFDDRRPELY from the coding sequence GTGAAACCTATAAAGGCTGCAGCCATCCAGATGGATATTTCCCATTGCAAAAAACAGGACAACATCAACAAAGCACTCATGCTTTCTGAAAATGCAATTTCAAATGGTGCAGAGCTCATAGTGCTTCCCGAAGTATTCTCTACCGGATTCTGCTATGAAGACCTTGACAACGCAGGAGAATCAGAACCCTGCCCTACCATCGAACAACTGAGAGATTTCTCAAGGCAGAACTCCTGTGTTGTTATCGGATCCATAATACAGAAAAATGGCAAAGAAGAAGAAGAAGAACAAGAAATGGAAAGGGAAGAAGAATTAGAAGGAAAAGGGAAAGTAGAACGGAGAAAAAATAACTTCACGAATATGGGCTTCTGTATAGAGAACGGGGAGCTTGCAGGAACATACACCAAAACACATCCATTCGGAAAGGAAAAAGGGTATTTCACATCCGGCGACCAGATCGAACCTATCCGCCTTAAAAGCTATGACCTTTCCATCGGACTGGAGATTTGCTATGAGATGCGTTTCCCGGAAATTGCAAGAAAGCTGGCTATCGCCGGTTCTGATATTCTTATAACCATCGCAGAGTTTCCAAACCCAAGGGAATATCAGTGGAGATCACTTGCAACAGCACGTTCTATTGAGAACCAGATATACCATATTGCCTGCAATAGAACTGGTAAAGACCCCAGCTCCACATTCTTTGGAGCCACCATGATCCTTGACCCCCTTGGAAACGTACTTGCAGATGCAAAAGATAAGGAGTGCTTCATCATTCACGATATCGATCCAAAAATGATGAAAGATACGAGAAAAGCAATTACGGTCTTTGATGACCGCAGACCTGAACTTTACTAA
- a CDS encoding triphosphoribosyl-dephospho-CoA synthase: MNFNYHGTTANGLSCNGKSAASYIARCAQLAMILEVSASPKPGNIDRHHDYDDTRYEHFLASAVSIYPVIEDASGGCTGIGESLKNAVCQSNSWQAGGNTHFGAFLLLIPLSMAAGDLLENDGTFDVDRLVSRAHEIVMSTNTDDALDFYKCFSSAGVRVNDVDEFDLQDEGSLGSLKEKGVTLYDLMVMSQGYDQIANEWVNGFKTCAYCAQTINRLMTASDDEDSIPDINQVIVYTFLKLLSENPDTFIQTKTNIETAENVSMQAKYIISKIENNDYKMSLFWGDIESFDEDLLDKRLNPGSTADMVIAGIFITLLGGLRF, encoded by the coding sequence ATGAATTTTAATTATCATGGGACAACAGCCAATGGACTGAGCTGTAACGGGAAGTCTGCAGCATCATATATTGCGCGTTGTGCCCAGCTTGCAATGATCCTGGAGGTCTCAGCTTCTCCGAAACCTGGAAATATTGACCGTCACCATGATTACGATGACACCAGGTACGAGCACTTCCTTGCATCTGCTGTAAGCATCTATCCTGTAATTGAAGATGCATCCGGAGGATGCACTGGTATTGGTGAGAGCTTAAAGAACGCTGTTTGCCAGAGCAATTCCTGGCAAGCTGGTGGTAACACCCATTTCGGTGCATTTCTTCTTCTTATCCCGCTATCTATGGCTGCAGGGGATCTTCTGGAAAATGACGGAACCTTTGATGTGGACAGGCTTGTCAGTCGCGCCCATGAGATCGTAATGTCAACGAATACAGACGATGCCCTGGATTTCTACAAATGTTTCAGTTCAGCAGGGGTGCGTGTGAATGATGTGGATGAGTTCGATCTTCAGGATGAAGGGTCGCTGGGCTCATTGAAGGAAAAAGGGGTTACATTATACGATCTGATGGTAATGTCACAGGGGTATGATCAGATAGCCAACGAGTGGGTCAATGGGTTCAAAACATGCGCATATTGTGCACAGACAATAAATCGCTTAATGACCGCTTCTGATGATGAAGATTCTATCCCTGATATTAATCAGGTCATCGTTTACACATTTTTGAAGTTGCTTTCTGAAAATCCGGATACGTTCATCCAGACAAAGACTAATATAGAAACAGCGGAAAATGTTTCTATGCAAGCAAAGTATATTATTTCAAAAATAGAGAATAACGATTACAAAATGTCTTTATTCTGGGGAGACATCGAGAGTTTCGATGAGGATTTACTTGATAAAAGGTTAAATCCTGGATCTACGGCAGATATGGTAATAGCAGGCATTTTTATAACGTTGCTTGGGGGCTTGAGATTCTAA
- a CDS encoding DUF2103 domain-containing protein: MEDNSIKNWEALLKGKLHGAHSTVIGERQGKKILGIISQHEEVKSIIPSVITVKGKSSPGGNLAAKVLRPDERGNLRMLLSHGTSSQEIRIVTTVATHDEGERVMEELNAMLFDI, encoded by the coding sequence ATGGAAGATAATTCGATTAAAAATTGGGAAGCTTTGTTAAAAGGGAAACTTCACGGTGCGCACTCCACTGTTATAGGTGAGCGTCAGGGAAAAAAGATCCTCGGTATCATAAGCCAGCACGAAGAGGTCAAGAGCATCATTCCATCCGTTATAACCGTCAAAGGAAAGAGCTCTCCTGGTGGGAATCTTGCTGCAAAGGTACTGCGTCCTGATGAAAGGGGTAACCTGCGAATGCTTTTGTCCCATGGCACTTCTTCACAGGAAATAAGGATCGTTACGACCGTTGCCACTCATGATGAAGGTGAGCGTGTGATGGAAGAACTTAACGCCATGCTTTTTGACATCTAA
- a CDS encoding methanogenesis marker 12 protein encodes MFIGVDHGTNAMRFAGIGKDGVNTFELPRSEVANMSGQEILDSVTSGLGVHISDIELAAVTYSMGDGIVAIEDLKDVSSRGVISIEGVGKKTGAGTRVFDAIRESVIPAVLIPGIHSKSNTDSRMNVFSHSTSPEKIGIAYNAYSTGVDDFVVSDISSNTVTVGVCGGKLIGAIDACIFAPGTQHGPLDLEAIRDVDAGKCSANDAFMNAGVLNRSPYSGVEDLLNALNGNEDEAVLAMDRISLFAAMEIAAMQVLMEDYGSRGEIFLAGSMGEEDYVVDRIGKHIGVNPDVLGKWSASIGCAEIARDIAGGADSILGLDVHFSF; translated from the coding sequence ATGTTCATCGGGGTTGATCACGGTACTAATGCAATGCGTTTTGCCGGGATCGGTAAAGACGGTGTAAATACTTTCGAACTGCCGCGTTCAGAAGTAGCAAATATGTCCGGACAGGAGATCCTTGATTCGGTCACTTCCGGTCTGGGAGTCCATATTTCGGATATCGAACTTGCTGCTGTTACCTATTCTATGGGTGATGGCATCGTTGCTATTGAAGATCTTAAGGATGTTTCATCCCGCGGGGTTATCAGTATCGAGGGTGTCGGAAAGAAGACCGGCGCAGGTACCCGTGTTTTTGATGCGATAAGGGAATCCGTCATACCTGCAGTTTTGATCCCGGGAATCCATTCGAAAAGTAACACTGACTCTCGCATGAACGTTTTTTCACATTCGACCAGTCCTGAAAAGATCGGGATCGCATACAATGCTTACTCTACAGGTGTTGATGATTTTGTAGTTTCTGATATCAGTTCCAATACTGTGACCGTAGGTGTCTGTGGAGGTAAGCTTATAGGTGCGATCGATGCCTGCATCTTTGCTCCGGGAACTCAGCATGGTCCTCTTGATCTTGAAGCTATTAGGGATGTCGATGCAGGCAAATGCAGTGCAAATGATGCTTTCATGAATGCCGGTGTATTGAACAGAAGCCCTTATTCAGGTGTTGAAGATCTTCTGAATGCCCTGAATGGCAATGAGGATGAGGCTGTACTTGCAATGGATCGTATTTCACTTTTCGCAGCCATGGAGATCGCTGCAATGCAGGTACTGATGGAGGACTATGGATCAAGAGGTGAGATTTTTCTTGCTGGTTCCATGGGTGAAGAGGATTATGTCGTGGATCGGATAGGAAAGCATATTGGTGTGAACCCTGATGTACTTGGCAAATGGAGCGCTTCTATTGGGTGTGCAGAGATCGCCCGTGATATTGCCGGTGGGGCAGATAGTATACTTGGGCTTGATGTCCATTTTAGTTTCTAA
- a CDS encoding methanogenesis marker 9 domain-containing protein, producing MSDELFDLQIGYVKFSNPIALAPMAGVTNSEFANNYAKNAGLAVIGGYNLDGETNIAAKALVENGRDEFITDTPLEFLENEVKAINIDGAVAFNVRSTTLEPLLKAAEVIKNAGGILELDAHCRQDEMVSIGVGEALMKDMPRLADWISKIKETGVVLSVKVRANVVDDIALARAIENAGADILHLDAMMECAGADLSAILRVRDSTRLFLIGNNSILDFYDAKEMFSKGADMVSVSRGVLQDPHLIDHLVEEVTLLQEQIGWYNSPKHVCRGEGDLRGLAFCCLPVKPCAVHNKAGQLGYSPKEFANIKMEFAKDTPLEFGDSTCFGSLVWCCKISKPCYLRDGVLDLLDLSAADYMKLKKDLATYILDNAKKPVNEF from the coding sequence GTGAGTGATGAACTTTTTGATCTGCAGATTGGTTATGTCAAATTCAGCAACCCTATAGCCCTTGCGCCAATGGCGGGTGTTACCAACAGTGAATTTGCAAACAATTATGCAAAGAATGCCGGTCTTGCTGTGATCGGCGGATATAATCTGGATGGGGAGACGAATATAGCGGCTAAGGCGCTTGTTGAGAATGGTCGGGATGAGTTCATAACCGATACTCCGCTGGAATTTTTGGAAAATGAAGTTAAAGCTATCAACATTGATGGTGCTGTGGCCTTTAATGTCAGAAGTACAACCCTTGAGCCATTGCTCAAAGCTGCTGAGGTCATAAAAAATGCCGGCGGGATCCTTGAGCTGGATGCCCACTGCAGGCAGGATGAAATGGTATCCATCGGTGTTGGTGAAGCACTGATGAAGGACATGCCAAGGCTTGCAGACTGGATATCTAAGATCAAAGAAACAGGTGTTGTTCTTTCTGTAAAGGTCAGGGCAAATGTGGTCGACGATATAGCTCTTGCAAGGGCCATCGAAAATGCTGGTGCAGATATACTTCATCTGGATGCTATGATGGAATGCGCAGGTGCGGACCTTAGTGCTATACTGCGTGTCCGTGACTCTACAAGGCTATTCCTGATAGGCAACAATTCCATTCTTGATTTCTACGATGCTAAAGAGATGTTCTCAAAAGGTGCTGACATGGTCTCTGTTTCAAGGGGCGTGCTTCAGGACCCGCATCTTATTGATCATCTCGTTGAGGAAGTGACCCTGCTTCAGGAGCAGATCGGCTGGTACAATTCACCAAAGCATGTCTGCCGTGGTGAAGGGGATCTTAGGGGACTTGCATTCTGTTGTCTGCCTGTTAAACCATGTGCTGTGCACAACAAGGCAGGGCAGCTTGGATACAGTCCTAAGGAATTTGCCAATATCAAGATGGAATTTGCAAAAGACACCCCTCTTGAATTCGGGGATAGTACCTGTTTTGGCAGTCTTGTTTGGTGTTGTAAGATCTCAAAACCCTGTTATTTAAGGGATGGAGTTCTTGATCTGCTTGATCTTTCTGCAGCAGATTACATGAAACTGAAGAAAGACCTTGCAACTTATATACTAGATAATGCTAAAAAACCTGTGAATGAATTTTAA
- a CDS encoding DUF447 domain-containing protein → MAKIDLDTFGINEGISEMIVTTYQGWSPNAAPMGIIRKGDELLVRLFKGSTTYSNVLAEHRLVANLVYDPLLFVRTTFGDIDNSEFEVFTHDERGFAVLKDAVSWAVFECVDMKETPEAMVAKLKPLHARMNKHVFRSVNRGFNLVIESCVHATRYELTNDEKYMRLIKAYSCTVNKCGGKAEKDAMKFLLNYLEGKK, encoded by the coding sequence ATGGCAAAAATTGATCTTGATACGTTTGGTATAAATGAAGGCATAAGTGAAATGATAGTGACCACCTATCAGGGTTGGTCTCCAAATGCTGCTCCAATGGGTATCATTCGTAAGGGTGATGAGTTGCTTGTACGACTTTTCAAAGGCTCTACTACATATAGTAATGTCCTGGCAGAGCATAGGCTTGTGGCCAACCTTGTCTATGATCCCCTTCTTTTTGTGCGCACCACGTTTGGTGATATCGATAATTCTGAATTTGAAGTTTTCACTCACGATGAACGTGGGTTTGCAGTACTCAAGGACGCAGTATCATGGGCCGTTTTTGAGTGTGTTGACATGAAGGAAACACCTGAGGCGATGGTGGCAAAATTAAAACCTCTCCATGCGCGGATGAACAAACATGTTTTTAGGTCGGTAAACCGGGGATTTAATCTCGTTATAGAATCTTGTGTGCATGCTACACGCTACGAGCTGACAAATGATGAAAAATACATGAGGCTTATCAAGGCTTATTCCTGCACTGTGAACAAATGTGGCGGTAAAGCTGAAAAGGATGCAATGAAGTTTCTTCTGAACTACCTCGAGGGGAAAAAGTAA